One genomic window of Cyprinus carpio isolate SPL01 chromosome A23, ASM1834038v1, whole genome shotgun sequence includes the following:
- the LOC109048488 gene encoding FHF complex subunit HOOK interacting protein 1A, with protein MLASVVSGNNGGRALTLKGVDPETCMIVFKNHWTQVLRILEKHDPVRGGAVALRFGPIPGDEASAVQNYVEHMLFLLMEEESGQGGAMGTILEFVVVENVMEKLFLWSLRREFTDDMKLEQLRMYKMLVAQAKQPLLHHKPILKPLMMLLSACSSSSTVGPSSSCTVGPKSSSSAAGLTCAVGPSSSAVEVELVSLLYQLCHALVKEASVLELFFHSSQDQGAANFLLFSLLFPFIHRDGTVGAQARDALTLIMSLSSHNNLVAKHIVENTYFCPVLATGLSGLYSGLPTKLEVYSEGWFCLERQDWLQLPALLQFLNSLHFCSTVCKVAHRSIRDQLLGYIYNGFLVPVMAPALHKLTLEEVMTTTAYLELFLRSISDSALLQTFLIFILRHRHDNVSILDTLVSRINTPFQLGTVSLALFRTLIGLYCEDVMLQLILRYLLPCSHLTHAERLRLRERDCYSITASALLSLTPSFFIHKPCSSPPQTPKPDYILWSKVTEGLLRGNMGMEDLFSGGDTVGCSRITASEPLMHKNYLQYLYDARRSVCTTVHACDVWSAPYDGLNPSPDEYQDEDEDERLPRSTPPPQTPTPHPPSETSSTGDRERVGTILELEWDDTYDAAPDREPTPDVPDEPPKHIQEMRKNAIMLIKGSYIEESEFQDDVLVYNLIAQKDARDDRRMFIKNGLNKPTHINYINSNLMHANHTLNHNHAEHPESEPIVNGRGFEEQKAELEGDAAHLDHNCNESKTAEAAGDDFISQCLELIRDLGGEEDSVVEDEEQLQRLQDLLHGDEEEELDFNCFCEECEGEDDADEELNKAESRKHGISFTGPFISVLLSRLENMLENSIEVNLLLTGILAQLATYPQPLLRGFILNTRPASQTGARSLYQVLLSVGCQIEQHAASNPDFPELVREAAQYLLLKDQALKEQEREVHLQENAGWFLNGHVSGRPCKPLPPCPKIPPQLRNRVFTTFLFAEFLKELAAIAQEHSILPERTAEE; from the exons ATGCTGGCCTCGGTGGTCTCCGGTAATAATGGAGGGCGAGCGCTGACCCTGAAGGGTGTTGACCCAGAAACATGTATGATCGTCTTCAAAAACCACTGGACACAG GTTCTGAGGATCCTGGAGAAGCACGATCCGGTTCGCGGCGGTGCCGTTGCTCTGCGGTTCGGCCCGATCCCCGGCGATGAGGCGAGCGCCGTGCAGAACTACGTGGAGCACATGCTCTTCCTGCTGATGGAGGAAGAAAGCGGTCAGGGTGGGGCCATGGGGACCATCCTGGAGTTCGTGGTTGTGGAGAACGTGATGGAAAAGCTGTTTCTGTGGAGTCTGCGGCGCGAGTTCACCGACGACATGAAGCTGGAGCAGCTGCGCATGTACAAGATGCTGGTGGCGCAAGCCAAACAACCTCTACTACACCACAAACCCATCCTCAAACCTCTGATGATGCTGCTGTCTGCCTGCTCCAGCTCCTCCACCGTGGGGCCCTCATCCTCCTGCACAGTGGGGCCCAAAAGCAGCAGCTCCGCCGCAGGGCTCACCTGCGCCGTGGGACCCAGCAGCTCTGCGGTGGAGGTGGAGCTGGTGTCTCTGCTGTATCAGCTGTGCCATGCGCTGGTCAAGGAAGCCTCCGTGCTGGAGCTGTTCTTCCACAGCAGTCAGGATCAGGGAGCCGCCAACTTCCTGCTCTTCTCTCTGCTGTTCCCATTCATCCACCGCGACGGGACGGTCGGTGCCCAGGCCAGAGACGCCCTCACCCTCATCATGAGCCTCTCTTCTCACAACAACCTGGTGGCCAAACACATCGTGGAGAACACATACTTCTGCCCG gtgttagCCACGGGTCTCAGCGGTCTGTATTCGGGTCTCCCGACTAAACTAGAGGTTTACAGCGAGGGCTGGTTCTGTCTGGAGAGACAAGACTGGCTGCAGCTTCCAGCGCTGTTACAGTTCCTCAACTCACTGCACTTCTGCAGCACTGTGTgcaag gtggctCACCGCTCTATCAGAGATCAGCTCCTGGGCTACATCTACAATGGTTTTCTGGTTCCTGTCATGGCTCCTGCGCTTCATAAG CTGACTCTGGAGGAAGTGATGACGACGACGGCGTATCTGGAGCTCTTCCTGCGCAGCATCTCTGACTCCGCCCTCCTCCAGaccttcctcatcttcatcctcagaCATCGCCATGACAACGTCAGCATCCTGGACACGCTGGTCAGCAGGATCAACACGCCGTTtcag ctCGGTACCGTCTCTCTGGCTCTGTTCCGGACTCTGATTGGTCTGTATTGTGAAGATGTCATGCTGCAGTTAATTCTCAG GTATCTGCTCCCGTGTTCTCACCTGACGCACGCTGAGAGACTCCGTCTGCGAGAGAGAGACTGTTACTCCATCACTGCGTCTGCGCTGCTCTCGCTCACACCCTCCTTCTTCATTCACAAACCCTGCTCCTCTCCACCGCAGACGCCCAAACCCGACTACATCCTCTGGTCAAAGGTCACCGAGGGCCTGCTGAGGGGCAACATGG GAATGGAGGATCTGTTCTCAGGTGGAGATACGGTCGGATGCTCCCGAATAACAGCATCCGAGCCGCTGATGCACAAGAACTATCTTCAGTATCTGTATGACGCGCGCAGATCCGTCTGTACGACTGTCCACGCGTGCGACGTGTGGTCGGCTCCGTACGACGGCCTCAATCCGTCCCCGGACGAGTATCAGGACGAGGATGAGGACGAGCGTCTTCCTCGCTCTACTCCGCCTCCTCAAACTCCGACTCCTCATCCGCCTTCGGAAACCAGCTCCACCGGCGACCGCGAGCGAGTCGGGACGATACTCGAGCTGGAATGGGACGATACGTACGACGCTGCACCAGACAGGGAACCGACGCCCGACGTCCCGGACGAACCCCCGAAACACATTCAGGAAATGCGTAAAAACGCCATCATGCTGATTAAAGGATCTTATATAGAGGAGTCGGAATTTCAGGACGACGTGTTGGTTTACAATCTGATCGCGCAAAAAGACGCTCGCGACGACCGGCGGATGTTCATCAAAAACGGCTTGAATAAACCAACCCACATTAACTACATAAACAGCAATCTGATGCACGCTAATCACACACTGAACCATAATCACGCAGAACATCCAGAATCCGAACCGATTGTGAACGGACGTGGTTTTGAGGAGCAGAAAGCGGAATTAGAGGGCGATGCTGCACATCTGGACCACAACTGCAATGAGAGCAAAACGGCCGAAGCCGCAGGAGACGACTTCATCTCTCAGTGTCTGGAGCTGATTCGGGATCTGGGAGGAGAGGAAGACTCTGTCGTGGAGGATGAAGAGCAGCTCCAGCGGCTGCAGGATCTCCTGCATGGGGACGAGGAAGAGGAGCTGGACTTTAACTGCTTCTGTGAGGAGTGTGAGGGTGAAGACGATGCGGATGAAGAACTGAATAAAGCCGAGAGCAGGAAACATGGGATCTCGTTTACAG GGCCGTTCATCAGCGTCCTGCTGTCCCGACTGGAGAACATGCTGGAGAACTCCATTGAAGTCAACCTGCTGCTTACAGGGATTTTAGCGCAGCTGGCCACATATCCACAACCGCTGCTGCGAGGATTCATTCTGAACACCAGACCCGCGTCTCAGACCGGCGCACGCTCACTGTACCAG GTTCTGCTGTCGGTGGGTTGTCAGATTGAACAGCACGCAGCGTCCAATCCGGATTTTCCCGAGCTGGTCCGTGAAGCCGCCCAGTACCTGCTGCTCAAAGACCAGGCCTTAAAAGAGCAAG AGAGAGAAGTCCACCTGCAAGAAAACGCCGGCTGGTTCCTGAATGGCCACGTCTCGGGTCGTCCATGCAAACCTCTTCCTCCCTGCCCCAAAATCCCACCGCAGTTAAGGAACAGAGTGTTCACTACATTTCTGTTCGCTGAGTTCCTGAAGGAGCTGGCGGCCATCGCGCAAGAGCACTCCATATTACCTGAGCGCACTGCAGAGGAGTGA